In Camelus dromedarius isolate mCamDro1 chromosome 3, mCamDro1.pat, whole genome shotgun sequence, one DNA window encodes the following:
- the LOC105093534 gene encoding olfactory receptor 2T6 — MDEENETFFSDFTLTGLFTNNKASGFLFNIICAIFFMAMIANGVMIFLIHMDPHLHTPMYFLLSHLSLIDMMYISTIVPKMLVDYLMDKRTISFVACTAQYFLYMGLVGAEFFLLGLMAYDRYVAICNPLRYSALMSPRVCWIILASSWFGGTLDSFLLTPITMSLPFCASRKINHFFCEAPTMLRLACGDKAAYEMVMYLCCVVMLLIPFSVVLASYTRVLITVHQMKSAEGKKKAFATCSSHMMVVMLFYGAALYTYMLPQSYHTPIKDKVFSAFYTILTPLLNPLIYSLRNRDVTGAFRRVLARCRGPCGGTVGEF, encoded by the coding sequence atggatgaagaaaatgagacattTTTCAGTGACTTCACCCTCACAGGGCTCTTCACTAACAATAAAGCCTCTGGTTTCCTTTTCAACATCATTTGTGCCATCTTCTTCATGGCCATGATAGCTAATGGAGTCATGATCTTCCTGATCCACATGGACCctcacctccacacccccatgtacttcctGCTCAGCCACCTCTCTCTCATTGACATGATGTATATCTCCACCATTGTTCCCAAGATGCTGGTCGATTATCTCATGGACAAGAGGACCATTTCCTTCGTTGCCTGTACAGCCCAGTACTTCCTCTATATGGGCCTTGTAGGGGCTGAATTTTTCCTGCTGGGACTCATGGCCTATGACCGATACGTGGCCATCTGCAATCCCCTCCGCTATTCTGCTCTCATGAGCCCTCGGGTCTGTTGGATAATCTTGGCCAGCTCTTGGTTTGGTGGTACTCTGGACAGCTTCCTCCTCACGCCTATCACCATGAGTCTCCCGTTCTGTGCTTCGCGCAAGATCAATCACTTCTTCTGTGAGGCACCCACCATGCTGAGGCTGGCTTGTGGTGACAAAGCTGCCTATGAAATGGTGATGTACCTTTGCTGTGTTGTGATGCTGCTTATCCCCTTCTCTGTGGTGCTCGCGTCCTACACCAGGGTTCTCATCACGGTGCACCagatgaagtcagcagaaggGAAGAAGAAGGCCTTTGCCACCTGCTCCTCACacatgatggtggtgatgttgtTCTATGGGGCTGCCCTGTACACATACATGCTTCCCCAATCATACCACACCCCAATCAAAGACAAGGTCTTCTCTGCCTTCTACACTATCCTCACTCCCTTGCTAAACCCTCTCATctacagcctgagaaacagagaTGTGACTGGGGCCTTTAGGAGGGTTTTGGCAAGATGTCGAGGGCCCTGTGGTGGGACAGTAGGAGAATTCTGA
- the LOC105093535 gene encoding olfactory receptor 2T1, whose product MGSMEGYNTSSTDFIFMGLFNRQDTSGLLFAIISLIFFTALMANGVMIFLIRTDSCLHTPMYFLLSHLSLIDMMYISTIVPKMLVHYLLGQRTISFVGCTAQHFLYLTLVGAEFFLLGLMAYDRYVAICNPLRYPVLMSRRVCWMIIIGSWSGGSLDGFLLTPITMSFPFCNSREINHFFCEAPAVLKLACADTAVYETVMYVCCVLMLLIPFSLVIASYAQILTTVYRMSSVEGRKKAFATCSSHMTVVTLFYGAAMYTYMLPHSYHRPEQDKVFSVFYTILTPMLNPLIYSLRNKDVTGAMKRALARCKGVQRVSGDAF is encoded by the coding sequence ATGGGATCCATGGAAGGATACAACACATCCTCTACGGACTTTATCTTCATGGGGTTGTTCAACAGACAAGACACATCAGGCCTTCTTTTTGCCATCATCTCTCTCATCTTTTTCACTGCGTTGATGGCCAATGGGGTCATGATATTCCTGATTCGCACCGACTCAtgcctccacacccccatgtacttcctACTTAGCCACCTCTCCCTCATTGACATGATGTACATCTCTACCATCGTGCCCAAGATGCTGGTCCATTACCTGCTGGGTCAAAGGACCATCTCCTTCGTGGGATGCACAGCTCAGCACTTCCTCTATCTCACCCTTGTGGGAGCTGAATTCTTCCTGCTGGGCctcatggcctatgaccgctacgtAGCCATCTGCAACCCCCTCCGCTATCCCGTCCTCATGAGCCGCCGTGTTTGTTGGATGATTATAATAGGTTCCTGGTCTGGGGGCTCTCTGGATGGCTTCCTTCTGACCCCCATTACCATGAGTTTCCCTTTCTGCAACTCCCGGGAGATTAACCATTTCTTCTGTGAAGCACCTGCCGTCCTGAAGTTGGCTTGTGCAGACACAGCTGTCTATGAGACAGTAATGTATGTGTGCTGTGTTTTGATGCTTCTGATCCCTTTCTCTTTGGTGATTGCCTCCTATGCCCAAATCCTGACCACAGTCTACCGCATGAGCTcagtggaggggaggaagaaggcGTTTGCCACCTGCTCATCTCACATGACAGTGGTGACCCTGTTCTATGGGGCTGCCATGTACACCTACATGCTGCCACACTCTTACCACAGGCCAGAGCAAGACAAAGTCTTCTCCGTGTTCTACACTATCCTCACACCCATGCTTAATCCACTCATCTACAGTTTGAGGAACAAGGATGTGACCGGAGCTATGAAGAGGGCACTGGCCAGGTGCAAGGGCGTACAAAGAGTGTCAGGGGATGCCTTTTGA